The segment CACATTTCGAAAAAAATTCTTCTAATTCTTTAGTAGGCATGGTATCTCCTGAAATTCCTATTTTTTTGCCAGGACGTTTTTCACCTAATACTTCTTGAGATAATATTTCCTTCCCTTCTATGATTATACTCTCACCACTTTGCAATTTATTCCATAATTCTCCTTCAGGTATTCTCAATTCTTTTGCTTTTTCAACATTAAATCTTCCTGGCTTATCTTTCTCTACAAATAGATATGAAAATGCAGTAACTGAGTGATTAGCTTTGCATACATACATTGAATATTTGTTATTCTCTATAATTTTTCCTTCTTTAATTATATTTATCAAAACTGGAAATGTCAATCCAAAATTTAATACTTTGATATTTGCAGCAATAAATTCTTCAATTCCACTTGGACCAAAAATTTCTAATTTCTCAGTTCTTTTTTGCATAGACATAGTTTGCAATAATCCTAAAATTCCAACACAATGATCACCATGAAGATGTGTAACAAAAATTGTCATTTTTTTATTCCAACCCAAACCTGATTTCATATAAGAAATCTGTGCAGATTCTCCAGCATCAAACATTAGAATTTCTCCATCTCTTTCTAAACAAATACATGACAATCCTCTATTTTCAGTGGGCTGCGCAGCTGAAGTTCCCAAAAACACAAGTTTCATTTTATCAAAATTGTCCTAGTCAAGCTTTTATGCCTATAGATTTCATATTTTTTTAATCCTTTTAATTTTAAATTCTGTCCTAGTTCTTTTTTGTACATAACTGCTAATTTCTTTCTCTTTGGTAATATTGTAAAGAATTTTTTTATAATTTTCTCAGGATTATCAGAAACTTTTGATGCCCTCCCATAAGGCAAATCTGTAACAATCCCATCAAATTTTTCAGAAATCTTTGTCATTTCTTGAAAATCTGAATTTATTACCTCTGATTTGTATCGATTTGCTTTGAGATTTTGCTTTGAGATTTCACACATTTTTTCATCAAAATCTATACCAATCGCATGAATACCCATTGATTCAGCCTCTAAAAGGGTAGTTCCTGTTCCACAAAATGGGTCGCAAACTGTTTCTCCTTCTTTTAATCCAACAAGGTTGAGCATCAATCTAGTCATTTTTCTATCTAATTCATGAGGATGATTTTTTATTTTTTTAGGAATGTGTTTATTGCCATCTTTTTTAGAAAATCCAAAAAAATTCTCTTCATTTGTAAATATTAGATATACTGTGATATCAGGATCCTCAAGTTCAACTTTTGCATGAGAAAATTTTGATATCATATCTCCCATTGAATTTTCTAATTCTGGAACATTGAATTGATTTGAAGATAAATTAATAATTCTACAAACAAAACTTTTTGCATTTTTTAAAACTTCAAAATTGTCTTCATCTAAAAACAATCCTGACATTTTTCTTAATATTTGCCCAGATATTTTTACAAATGAAGCACGTTTTTCAATTTCAGTCCAATTTATTTTAGATTGAACAATTACTAAGTTAGATAATACCTTTATCTTAGAAAATCTATCATACATTTTTGCTAAAGCAGTAATTTCATCTATTGCAAGCTCTAGATGATCTTTTGATAAAACAAAAAAACTTTCTGGCATTATATTATTGCCTTTGCAATTGTCTTAGAAACATCCACCAATGATGTTTTATTAGGAATTGTATTTGCACTAACAATTCTTGTTACTCCTGATTTCTTTATTCTTTCTTCTGCATTATTCATTAGCAACGCATGTGTACATGCAACATAAACCCGGTTACATTTTTGTTTTTTTAGAAATTGTGTTGCTTTGATAATACTTCCTCCAGTACTAATCATATCATCAACTAAGATTACATCTCTTCCTGAAACTTTATCAATATTTTTTGTTTTAATTTTTACTTTTCCTGTTTTTCTATCTCTGTTTTTTTTTAGTGCGATATATTCTGAATCAAATTTTAATGCAAATTCTTTTGCCCTATTTTTGCCACCTTGATCAGGGGAGATCACAATAGGGTTTTTTAGGCTCATTTTTTTGAAATATGCCACAAGATCAGGTACTGCAGATACATTTTTTGTTTTAATTGAGAAGTATTTAAGGCCAATTTGACTGTGAATATCTACAACAATAATCTTTGATGCACCTGCAGCTGCAAACAACTTTCCTAGAACTTTCATAGTGATTATTTCACCTGGTAAAAACTCTCTATCTTGTCTGGCATATCCCATATACGGAATCACAGCAATTACTTGTGATGATATCTCTTTGGCTTTTGAAATTAATGATAATGCATGAAGTAAATTGGTATCCACTGGAGGATAAATTGATTGAACAATTATTGATTTCTTTTTTGATAACTTACCTGTAATGGTAATCTTACTCTCCCCATCTGGAAATATTCTGATCTCTGATTTAACAAGATTTGCTTTGATTCTTTTTGCTAAACTTTTTGCTAAACTTTCAGATGGTTTTCCAGATATTACTGATAAATTACTCAACAATGAAATGTGATTTGATGGGATTCTTAAGTTTTGAGAAAACTAATCGTCTCCACCTTTAGAGAGATCGCCCACTCCAAACTCATCTATTACTTTGTTTCTGATATCATCTAGACTACCAATTTCTTTAGCTTCTCTCTTTTCATCTCCTTGGTAAACAGTCCTAATTGGCCATGGAATTCTAATATCATATCTTTTAAACTCTTCATACATCATCATTCTCATTTCTGTTTGTACTTTGAATTGCGCACCATAATCTGTCACATAAACCCATAATGCAAAATCAAGAGATGAATCATTAAATTGGTTAAATCTCACAACTGGCTGATTCAAATCTTCTAAAATTTCTTTATCACATCCACAACTTGGTAGATTTTGATCCAAATTTGGACATCTGTTTTGTACTACCATGTGTTTTCCTCTTTCATCAACTATTTCTTTCATGGCTCTTTTTCCAATTTTTACAAGAATTGCTGCAACCTGTTTTGGATTGTTCAAATATGATACCCCTACTTTTACAATTGCAGGTACAGTTTT is part of the Nitrosopumilus sp. genome and harbors:
- a CDS encoding ribose-phosphate pyrophosphokinase, whose translation is MSNLSVISGKPSESLAKSLAKRIKANLVKSEIRIFPDGESKITITGKLSKKKSIIVQSIYPPVDTNLLHALSLISKAKEISSQVIAVIPYMGYARQDREFLPGEIITMKVLGKLFAAAGASKIIVVDIHSQIGLKYFSIKTKNVSAVPDLVAYFKKMSLKNPIVISPDQGGKNRAKEFALKFDSEYIALKKNRDRKTGKVKIKTKNIDKVSGRDVILVDDMISTGGSIIKATQFLKKQKCNRVYVACTHALLMNNAEERIKKSGVTRIVSANTIPNKTSLVDVSKTIAKAII
- a CDS encoding DNA methyltransferase, with the protein product MPESFFVLSKDHLELAIDEITALAKMYDRFSKIKVLSNLVIVQSKINWTEIEKRASFVKISGQILRKMSGLFLDEDNFEVLKNAKSFVCRIINLSSNQFNVPELENSMGDMISKFSHAKVELEDPDITVYLIFTNEENFFGFSKKDGNKHIPKKIKNHPHELDRKMTRLMLNLVGLKEGETVCDPFCGTGTTLLEAESMGIHAIGIDFDEKMCEISKQNLKANRYKSEVINSDFQEMTKISEKFDGIVTDLPYGRASKVSDNPEKIIKKFFTILPKRKKLAVMYKKELGQNLKLKGLKKYEIYRHKSLTRTILIK
- the rnz gene encoding ribonuclease Z, with product MKLVFLGTSAAQPTENRGLSCICLERDGEILMFDAGESAQISYMKSGLGWNKKMTIFVTHLHGDHCVGILGLLQTMSMQKRTEKLEIFGPSGIEEFIAANIKVLNFGLTFPVLINIIKEGKIIENNKYSMYVCKANHSVTAFSYLFVEKDKPGRFNVEKAKELRIPEGELWNKLQSGESIIIEGKEILSQEVLGEKRPGKKIGISGDTMPTKELEEFFSKCDYLVFDSTFLDEEKQKAQDTSHSTAKQAATLAKNANVKNLILTHFSARYKDEVGHLQEAQEIHNSVVTAKDLLELEIK